In one Chitinophaga sancti genomic region, the following are encoded:
- a CDS encoding helix-turn-helix domain-containing protein, with amino-acid sequence MILKKITPKPELAKLIDNFWVFENDAGLPTEDSRIIVPNGKAKFIYTYLNGLSTIDGGIQTDHREHDIFFIGIWDKPVTLVSGSKITGTIGIELTPNGLHRFTQFSALEIVNKIYSFIDIYGAAGRQLQERLANTGKLEDKIDVFQNFLIRITNMVNRNNLLVDHSVQLIKNTSGLLTINQLVDKMGYSKRYLDMLFKEHLGISPKTYACLVRFQLFYTLWANTDAKNFYQENIYDVYYDQAHFIKEFKRYTGYSPRNYAQLKNEFGKLFYKK; translated from the coding sequence ATGATACTTAAGAAAATAACTCCAAAACCAGAACTGGCAAAGTTGATCGACAACTTCTGGGTATTTGAAAACGATGCTGGTTTGCCAACGGAAGATAGCAGGATCATTGTGCCGAATGGCAAGGCTAAATTCATATATACCTATTTAAATGGACTCTCTACAATAGATGGTGGTATTCAAACTGATCACCGGGAACATGACATTTTTTTCATTGGCATCTGGGATAAACCTGTTACACTTGTTTCGGGAAGCAAGATAACTGGTACGATTGGTATTGAGCTTACGCCAAATGGTTTGCATCGTTTTACACAATTCTCAGCATTGGAAATCGTAAACAAGATTTACAGTTTTATCGATATTTACGGGGCAGCTGGCAGGCAGTTGCAGGAAAGACTGGCCAATACCGGAAAACTGGAGGATAAAATTGACGTGTTTCAGAATTTTCTTATCAGGATTACGAATATGGTAAACAGGAATAACCTGTTGGTCGATCATTCCGTTCAGTTAATAAAAAACACATCGGGCTTATTGACCATAAACCAGCTCGTGGATAAAATGGGGTACTCAAAGCGTTACCTGGATATGCTTTTTAAAGAGCACCTGGGTATTTCTCCTAAAACTTATGCCTGCCTTGTCCGGTTCCAGCTGTTTTATACGCTTTGGGCTAATACTGATGCAAAAAATTTCTACCAGGAAAACATTTACGACGTGTACTACGATCAGGCCCATTTCATTAAGGAATTTAAAAGATATACGGGTTATTCGCCTCGCAACTATGCACAATTAAAAAATGAGTTCGGAAAGCTCTTTTATAAAAAGTAG
- a CDS encoding nuclear transport factor 2 family protein, with protein MTTQQIATRFNELAQAGMFDEILHELFSSDAKSIEPANAPFPSVQGLDNIIAKGKQFHDMIEEMHGSYTNPAIVAGSFFACTMGMDVSLKGMGRHKFDEVAVYEVKDGKIISEQFFF; from the coding sequence ATGACAACACAACAAATAGCAACCCGTTTTAATGAACTGGCGCAGGCAGGCATGTTCGACGAAATTCTCCATGAACTATTTAGCAGCGATGCGAAAAGTATTGAACCAGCCAATGCACCTTTTCCAAGTGTGCAAGGACTGGATAATATTATAGCAAAAGGAAAGCAGTTTCATGATATGATCGAAGAGATGCATGGATCATATACAAATCCAGCTATTGTCGCCGGCTCATTCTTTGCCTGCACCATGGGGATGGATGTTTCATTAAAAGGAATGGGCAGGCATAAATTTGATGAAGTGGCGGTATATGAAGTTAAAGATGGCAAGATTATTTCCGAGCAATTTTTCTTTTAA
- a CDS encoding SPASM domain-containing protein, whose protein sequence is MAQLPEQQQFGRDKYNSLPMQCKTCEVQKYCRGECPKNRFLTTADNEHGLNYLCAGYKRFFRHAKPYMQFMANEIAHPPANVMSRYKI, encoded by the coding sequence ATGGCCCAGTTGCCGGAACAACAGCAATTTGGCCGGGATAAATATAATAGTTTACCGATGCAATGTAAGACCTGTGAGGTACAAAAGTATTGCAGGGGAGAATGCCCAAAGAACAGGTTTTTAACAACTGCAGATAATGAACATGGCTTGAATTACCTGTGTGCAGGGTATAAGCGTTTTTTCAGGCATGCGAAGCCTTATATGCAGTTTATGGCGAATGAGATTGCTCATCCTCCGGCCAATGTTATGTCCAGGTATAAAATATAG